From the Astatotilapia calliptera chromosome 6, fAstCal1.2, whole genome shotgun sequence genome, one window contains:
- the LOC113023453 gene encoding NACHT, LRR and PYD domains-containing protein 3-like isoform X1: protein MTSEDLLSTLEDLGDEEFNKFKWLLHQADVLQSFPTIKKSRLETTNRWDTVDLMVQTYRLPGAVEVAKKILERISRNDLLQSLCASSSGREANVSNCGETSQKRGFPQTEDVVVPVPEPHPIASYQQMLQSNFQDKFMCAQEGWAEDKQCLADIYTELYITAGYDVHINTQHEVWQIEKAWKPAEPEKPIRPTDMFKHPSGKYRPIKTVMTNGIAGIGKTFLVHKFVLDWAEQRSNQDVHLIFPFTFRQLNPLKGEKFSLAELIHECIPETVGIPQEALNYIFTDVQSSGITNYDKSKFKLLFVFDGLDESRLHLDLHSEDIRSVDVTKATVTDVLLRKLINGKLLRSARIWVTTRPAAANQIPREFISSTTEVRGFTDPQKEEYFRKRFKGKEEADKLISHIVTSRSLHIMCHIPVFCWITATVLEDVLKTREGGELPKTLTEMYAEFLMFQIDRTKEKYGPEKSIQYITSLAKLAFEQLEKGNLIFYEKDLRQSGIDFSEASVCSGVFTEIFKEDRGRKGKDKMFSFVHLSVQEFLAALYVRMSLNNSNINVMPLPQPSMRNLQLLLSKTSSKKIHRISIDRALQSPNGHLDLFLRFLLGLSLQTNQDKLQDLLMKIDSSSETTQKTVQYIKKKISENVSAERSINLFHCLNELKDCSLVEEIQQYLSSGRLSTDILTPAQWSALGFILLSSEEDLDVFDLKKYSPSEEALLRLLPVVKASKKVLLSGCNLSKRSCEALSSVVSSPSSNLRELDLSNNDLEDSGVKLLSAGLASLQCRLEILRLSGCIVTEEGCTYLASALKSNHFHLRELDLSYNVLDDSSVKLFSAGVEDSDWRLDTLRLEHGGQQRLKPGLRKYSCELTLDPNTANRNLILFDNNTKVAFVDDEQPYPDHPERFDDWKQILCRNGLTGRCYWEVEWEGWVYIAVSYRGIRRTGASKGCWFGWNNQSWSLRCSEDGYFAWHNNTRTDLSTSSSSFVSSSASSTSSTSSTSNRVAVYVDCPAGTLSFYRVSSNSLIHLHTFSTTFTETLYPGFRLFRSSSVSLCSL, encoded by the exons ATGACGTCAGAGGACCTGTTAAGTACTCTGGAGGATTTGGGAGATGAAGAGTTTAACAAATTCAAGTGGCTCCTACATCAAGCTGACGTCCTTCAAAGCTTCCCAACCATCAAAAAGAGTCGATTGGAGACAACAAACAGGTGGGACACTGTCGACCTGATGGTGCAAACCTACAGGCTTCCTGGAGCTGTGGAGGTGGCTAAGAAGATTTTAGAGAGGATAAGCAGGAATGACCTGCTGCAGAGTCTGTGTGCCAGCAGCTCAGGACGAGAAG CGAACGTCAGCAACTGTGGGGAGACTTCACAGAAGAGAGGATTTCCTCAGACTGAAG ATGTGGTGGTTCCAGTACCAGAGCCTCACCCCATCGCATCTTACCAACAGATGCTTCAATCAAACTTCCAGGACAAGTTTATGTGCGCACAAGAAGGTTGGGCAGAAGATAAACAGTGTCTGGCAGATATCTACACAGAGCTGTACATCACAGCTGGGTATGATGTACATAtcaacacacagcatgaggttTGGCAGATTGAAAAGGCATGGAAGCCAGCAGAGCCAGAGAAACCTATTAGACCCACAGACATGTTTAAACATCCCTCTGGAAAATACAGACCCATCAAAACAGTGATGACCAATGGAATCGCAGGAATTGGAAAAACTTTCCTTGTTCACAAGTTTGTTTTGGACTGGGCTGAACAAAGATCCAATCAAGATGTGCATCTGATTTTCCCCTTCACCTTCCGTCAGCTGAATCCTCTGAAGGGAGAAAAGTTCAGTTTGGCAGAGCTCATTCATGAATGCATCCCAGAAACTGTAGGCATCCCACAGGAGGCTCTTAATTACATCTTTACAGATGTTCAGTCATCAGGAATCACCAACTATGACAAGAGTAAATTCAaacttctgtttgtgtttgatggGCTGGATGAGAGCCGCCTTCATCTCGACCTTCATTCTGAAGACATTCGCTCTGTCGATGTAACaaaggcaacagtaacagaTGTCCTGCTAAGAAAACTCATCAATGGGAAACTGCTACGCTCTGCTCGCATCTGGGTAACCACACGGCCTGCAgcggccaatcagatccctcgaGAGTTTATCAGCAGTACAACAGAGGTCAGGGGGTTCACAGACCCACAGAaagaggagtacttcaggaagagattcaaaGGTAAGGAGGAGGCTGACAAACTCATCTCCCATATCGtgacatcacgaagcctccacatcatgtgccacatcccagtcttctgctggatcactgcaacagttctggaggatgtgttgaaaaccagagagggaggagagctgcccaagacTCTGACTGAGATGTACGCAGAGTTCCTGATGTTTCAGATTGATCGGACAAAAGAAAAGTATGGCCCAGAAAAGAGCATTCAATACATTACGTCATTAGCAAAACTGGCCTTTGAGCAGCTGGAAAAGGgcaacctgatcttctatgagaAGGATCTGAGACAGAGCGGCATTGATTTCAGCGAAGCCTCGGTGtgctcaggagtgttcacagaGATCTTCAAAGAAGATCGAGGAAGGAAAGGGAAAGACAAGATGTTCAGCTTCGTCCATTTGAgcgttcaggagtttctggctgctctttatGTGAGGATGTCGCTTAATAACAGTAACATAAATGTGATGCCTTTACCACAGCCCTCAATGCGCAATCTTCAACTGCTTTTAAGTAAAACATCTTCAAAGAAGATCCACAGGATTTCCATTGACAGggccttacagagtccaaaCGGACATCTGGACTTATTCCTTCGCTTCCTCttgggtctttcactgcagaccaatcaggaTAAACTACAGGACCTGCTAATGAAAATAGACAGTAGTTCAGAGACCACTCAGAAAACAGTCCAATACATCAAGAAGAAAATCAGTGAGAATGTGTCTGCAGAGAGGAGCATTAATCTGTTCCACTGTTTGAACGAACTGAAGGACtgttctctagtggaggagatccaacagtaTCTGAGTTCTGGACGTCTGTCCACAGATATACTCACTCcagctcagtggtcagctctgggcTTCATCTTACTATCATCAGAAGAAGATCTagatgtgtttgacctgaagaaatactctccttcagaggaagctcttCTCAGGTTACTTCCAGTGGTGAAAGCCTCCAAAAAAGTTCT GTTGAGTGGCTGTAATCTGTCAAAaagaagctgtgaagctctgtcctcAGTTGTCAGCTCACCGTCATCTAATCTGAGAGAGTTGGACCTGAGTAACAATGACCTAGAAGATTCAGGAGTTAAACTCCTTTCTGCCGGACTGGCAAGTCTACAGTGTAGACTGGAAATTCTCAG GCTGTCCGGCTGTATCGTCACAGAGGAAGGCTGTACTTATTTAGCTTCAGCTCTAAAATCCAACCACTTCCATTTGCGAGAactggacctgagctacaatgTTCTGGACGACTCATCAGTAAAGCTGTTCTCCGCTGGAGTGGAGGACTCAGACTGGAGACTAGACACTCTCAG GCTGGAACATGGTGGGCAGCAGAGACTAAAACCTGGCCTGAgaaagt ATTCCTGTGAACTCACACTGGacccaaacacagcaaacagaaaCCTCATCTTGTTCGACAACAACACTAAAGTGGCATTTGTGGATGATGAGCAGCCATATCCTGATCACCCAGAGAGGTTTGATGACTGGAAACAGATTCTgtgtagaaatgggctgactggtcgctgttactgggaggttgAGTGGGAAGGTTGGGTTTACATAGCAGTGAGTTACAGAGGAATCAGAAGGACAGGAGCCAGCAAAGGCTGCTGGTTTGGATGGAATAATCAGTCGTGGAGTCTGAGATGCTCTGAAGATGGTTACTTTGCTTGGCACAATAACACTAGAACAGACCTCtctacctcttcctcctccttcgtCTCCTCTTCCGCCTCCTCCACCtcatccacctcctccacctcaaacagagtagcagtgtatgtAGACTGTCCTGCTGggactctgtccttctacagagtctcctcaAACTCCTTGATCCATCTCCACACCTTCAGCACCACATTCACTGAGACTCTTTATCCTGGATTTAGGCTATTTAGATcttcctctgtgtctctgtgttcacTTTAG
- the LOC113023453 gene encoding NLR family CARD domain-containing protein 3-like isoform X2 has protein sequence MTSEDLLSTLEDLGDEEFNKFKWLLHQADVLQSFPTIKKSRLETTNRWDTVDLMVQTYRLPGAVEVAKKILERISRNDLLQSLCASSSGREANVSNCGETSQKRGFPQTEDVVVPVPEPHPIASYQQMLQSNFQDKFMCAQEGWAEDKQCLADIYTELYITAGYDVHINTQHEVWQIEKAWKPAEPEKPIRPTDMFKHPSGKYRPIKTVMTNGIAGIGKTFLVHKFVLDWAEQRSNQDVHLIFPFTFRQLNPLKGEKFSLAELIHECIPETVGIPQEALNYIFTDVQSSGITNYDKSKFKLLFVFDGLDESRLHLDLHSEDIRSVDVTKATVTDVLLRKLINGKLLRSARIWVTTRPAAANQIPREFISSTTEVRGFTDPQKEEYFRKRFKGKEEADKLISHIVTSRSLHIMCHIPVFCWITATVLEDVLKTREGGELPKTLTEMYAEFLMFQIDRTKEKYGPEKSIQYITSLAKLAFEQLEKGNLIFYEKDLRQSGIDFSEASVCSGVFTEIFKEDRGRKGKDKMFSFVHLSVQEFLAALYVRMSLNNSNINVMPLPQPSMRNLQLLLSKTSSKKIHRISIDRALQSPNGHLDLFLRFLLGLSLQTNQDKLQDLLMKIDSSSETTQKTVQYIKKKISENVSAERSINLFHCLNELKDCSLVEEIQQYLSSGRLSTDILTPAQWSALGFILLSSEEDLDVFDLKKYSPSEEALLRLLPVVKASKKVLLSGCIVTEEGCTYLASALKSNHFHLRELDLSYNVLDDSSVKLFSAGVEDSDWRLDTLRLEHGGQQRLKPGLRKYSCELTLDPNTANRNLILFDNNTKVAFVDDEQPYPDHPERFDDWKQILCRNGLTGRCYWEVEWEGWVYIAVSYRGIRRTGASKGCWFGWNNQSWSLRCSEDGYFAWHNNTRTDLSTSSSSFVSSSASSTSSTSSTSNRVAVYVDCPAGTLSFYRVSSNSLIHLHTFSTTFTETLYPGFRLFRSSSVSLCSL, from the exons ATGACGTCAGAGGACCTGTTAAGTACTCTGGAGGATTTGGGAGATGAAGAGTTTAACAAATTCAAGTGGCTCCTACATCAAGCTGACGTCCTTCAAAGCTTCCCAACCATCAAAAAGAGTCGATTGGAGACAACAAACAGGTGGGACACTGTCGACCTGATGGTGCAAACCTACAGGCTTCCTGGAGCTGTGGAGGTGGCTAAGAAGATTTTAGAGAGGATAAGCAGGAATGACCTGCTGCAGAGTCTGTGTGCCAGCAGCTCAGGACGAGAAG CGAACGTCAGCAACTGTGGGGAGACTTCACAGAAGAGAGGATTTCCTCAGACTGAAG ATGTGGTGGTTCCAGTACCAGAGCCTCACCCCATCGCATCTTACCAACAGATGCTTCAATCAAACTTCCAGGACAAGTTTATGTGCGCACAAGAAGGTTGGGCAGAAGATAAACAGTGTCTGGCAGATATCTACACAGAGCTGTACATCACAGCTGGGTATGATGTACATAtcaacacacagcatgaggttTGGCAGATTGAAAAGGCATGGAAGCCAGCAGAGCCAGAGAAACCTATTAGACCCACAGACATGTTTAAACATCCCTCTGGAAAATACAGACCCATCAAAACAGTGATGACCAATGGAATCGCAGGAATTGGAAAAACTTTCCTTGTTCACAAGTTTGTTTTGGACTGGGCTGAACAAAGATCCAATCAAGATGTGCATCTGATTTTCCCCTTCACCTTCCGTCAGCTGAATCCTCTGAAGGGAGAAAAGTTCAGTTTGGCAGAGCTCATTCATGAATGCATCCCAGAAACTGTAGGCATCCCACAGGAGGCTCTTAATTACATCTTTACAGATGTTCAGTCATCAGGAATCACCAACTATGACAAGAGTAAATTCAaacttctgtttgtgtttgatggGCTGGATGAGAGCCGCCTTCATCTCGACCTTCATTCTGAAGACATTCGCTCTGTCGATGTAACaaaggcaacagtaacagaTGTCCTGCTAAGAAAACTCATCAATGGGAAACTGCTACGCTCTGCTCGCATCTGGGTAACCACACGGCCTGCAgcggccaatcagatccctcgaGAGTTTATCAGCAGTACAACAGAGGTCAGGGGGTTCACAGACCCACAGAaagaggagtacttcaggaagagattcaaaGGTAAGGAGGAGGCTGACAAACTCATCTCCCATATCGtgacatcacgaagcctccacatcatgtgccacatcccagtcttctgctggatcactgcaacagttctggaggatgtgttgaaaaccagagagggaggagagctgcccaagacTCTGACTGAGATGTACGCAGAGTTCCTGATGTTTCAGATTGATCGGACAAAAGAAAAGTATGGCCCAGAAAAGAGCATTCAATACATTACGTCATTAGCAAAACTGGCCTTTGAGCAGCTGGAAAAGGgcaacctgatcttctatgagaAGGATCTGAGACAGAGCGGCATTGATTTCAGCGAAGCCTCGGTGtgctcaggagtgttcacagaGATCTTCAAAGAAGATCGAGGAAGGAAAGGGAAAGACAAGATGTTCAGCTTCGTCCATTTGAgcgttcaggagtttctggctgctctttatGTGAGGATGTCGCTTAATAACAGTAACATAAATGTGATGCCTTTACCACAGCCCTCAATGCGCAATCTTCAACTGCTTTTAAGTAAAACATCTTCAAAGAAGATCCACAGGATTTCCATTGACAGggccttacagagtccaaaCGGACATCTGGACTTATTCCTTCGCTTCCTCttgggtctttcactgcagaccaatcaggaTAAACTACAGGACCTGCTAATGAAAATAGACAGTAGTTCAGAGACCACTCAGAAAACAGTCCAATACATCAAGAAGAAAATCAGTGAGAATGTGTCTGCAGAGAGGAGCATTAATCTGTTCCACTGTTTGAACGAACTGAAGGACtgttctctagtggaggagatccaacagtaTCTGAGTTCTGGACGTCTGTCCACAGATATACTCACTCcagctcagtggtcagctctgggcTTCATCTTACTATCATCAGAAGAAGATCTagatgtgtttgacctgaagaaatactctccttcagaggaagctcttCTCAGGTTACTTCCAGTGGTGAAAGCCTCCAAAAAAGTTCT GCTGTCCGGCTGTATCGTCACAGAGGAAGGCTGTACTTATTTAGCTTCAGCTCTAAAATCCAACCACTTCCATTTGCGAGAactggacctgagctacaatgTTCTGGACGACTCATCAGTAAAGCTGTTCTCCGCTGGAGTGGAGGACTCAGACTGGAGACTAGACACTCTCAG GCTGGAACATGGTGGGCAGCAGAGACTAAAACCTGGCCTGAgaaagt ATTCCTGTGAACTCACACTGGacccaaacacagcaaacagaaaCCTCATCTTGTTCGACAACAACACTAAAGTGGCATTTGTGGATGATGAGCAGCCATATCCTGATCACCCAGAGAGGTTTGATGACTGGAAACAGATTCTgtgtagaaatgggctgactggtcgctgttactgggaggttgAGTGGGAAGGTTGGGTTTACATAGCAGTGAGTTACAGAGGAATCAGAAGGACAGGAGCCAGCAAAGGCTGCTGGTTTGGATGGAATAATCAGTCGTGGAGTCTGAGATGCTCTGAAGATGGTTACTTTGCTTGGCACAATAACACTAGAACAGACCTCtctacctcttcctcctccttcgtCTCCTCTTCCGCCTCCTCCACCtcatccacctcctccacctcaaacagagtagcagtgtatgtAGACTGTCCTGCTGggactctgtccttctacagagtctcctcaAACTCCTTGATCCATCTCCACACCTTCAGCACCACATTCACTGAGACTCTTTATCCTGGATTTAGGCTATTTAGATcttcctctgtgtctctgtgttcacTTTAG